In Verrucomicrobiota bacterium, the genomic stretch CGAGCCGTTCGTAACCCGGCAGGGTCAGAAATTCGACGAAACGCTCGTCGGTGGTGATCCGGTCAAAGAGCTCGGCCGCCTCCCCGTACTTGCCTTTCCGGTAGCGCTCCGGCCCGACCCAGGTCTCGATTTCAGCCAACTGTTCCTGCAGCACCCGGCGAAACAGCTCCTTGGTCACCTTGCGCCCGTCCGGCAACACCCCGCGCGGGTGCCGGATCCATTGCCAGACTTGCGCCCGGGAGATCTCGGCCGTCGCGGCGTCTTCCATCAGGTTGAAAATCGGCACGCAGCCCGAGCCCCGCAGCCAGGATTCCAGGTACTGGACGCCCACGCTGACGTTGGTCCGCAAACCCTGTTCGGTGATCGGTTCCTCGGGGCCGAATTTCAGCAGGTCCGCCGCCGTAACCTGAACGTCCTCCCGCTTCCGGTCGATTTGATTCGGGGTCTTCATGACCGCGTCAAAGGCCGCGAGGGCCGTGGGCACCAGCCCCGGGTGCGCCACCCAGGTGCCGTCATGGCCGTCGGTGGCTTCCCGCTCCTTGTCGGCACGCACCTTGGTGAACGCTTCCTCGTTCGCTTTCTCATCGTTCTTGACCGGGATCTGGGCGGCCATGCCGCCCATCGCGTGAATGCCCCGGCGATGGCACGTCTTGATGCAGAGCAACGAGTAGGAGCGCATAAAATGCGTGGTCATGGTCACCA encodes the following:
- the aceB gene encoding malate synthase A, translated to PADLQDRRVEITGPTDRKMVINALNSGAKVFMADFEDANTPTWANLMEGQLNLADAVRRTIEFTSPEGKAYRLKDQVAVLFVRPRGWHLPEKHFLVDGEPVSGGMFDFALYMVHNAKELLARGSGPYFYLPKMESHLEARLWNDVFNFTQDALGVPRGSIRATVLIETILAAFEMEEILFELKEHSAGLNCGRWDYIFSCIKRFRNKPEFILADRALVTMTTHFMRSYSLLCIKTCHRRGIHAMGGMAAQIPVKNDEKANEEAFTKVRADKEREATDGHDGTWVAHPGLVPTALAAFDAVMKTPNQIDRKREDVQVTAADLLKFGPEEPITEQGLRTNVSVGVQYLESWLRGSGCVPIFNLMEDAATAEISRAQVWQWIRHPRGVLPDGRKVTKELFRRVLQEQLAEIETWVGPERYRKGKYGEAAELFDRITTDERFVEFLTLPGYERLD